The Brachyhypopomus gauderio isolate BG-103 chromosome 7, BGAUD_0.2, whole genome shotgun sequence genome has a window encoding:
- the lztfl1 gene encoding leucine zipper transcription factor-like protein 1 encodes MADFEFNEHHQNEVINYMRFARSKRLLRLKTIDSCFQDLKDSRLVEETFTVDEVGDMLEGLRVVVRGEVETELINTAHTNVLLLRQLFSQAEKFYLRLQTDISELENRELLEQVAEFEKTDFKTNSKVNQESNKPKLAPLNEGGVSELLNKEISRLHEENEKLRTRLRTLESQAMSALDEKSKAERALKELQKKQGDQQSALRAQQISSLEETVATMQADFEKSLSANAASQKELQEGLVSAKHEQLRVQEQLSLAEKELEKKFQQTAAYRNMKEILGKKNDQIKELRKRLQRYETDE; translated from the exons ATG GCTGACTTTGAGTTCAATGAGCATCACCAGAATGAGGTGATAAACTACATGCGCTTTGCTCGCTCCAAAAGACTTCTGAGACTCAAGACCATTGACTCCTGCTTCCAGGACTTGAAAGACAGCAG GCTGGTGGAGGAGACCTTCACCGTGGACGAGGTGGGTGACATGCTGGAGGGTCTGCGGGTGGTGGTGCGGGGTGAGGTGGAGACGGAGCTCATCAACACGGCACACACCAATGTGCTGCTGCTACGCCAGCTCTTCTCCCAGGCTGAGAAGTTCTACCTGAGGCTGCAGACGGACATCTCCGAGCTGGAGAATCG AGAACTGCTGGAACAGGTAGCAGAGTTTGAAAAGACTGATTTCAAAACCAACAGTAAG GTAAATCAGGAATCCAATAAACCTAAGTTAGCCCCACTGAATGAGGGAGGAGTGTCTGAACTACTCAACAAG GAGATTTCCAGACTACACGAGGAGAATGAGAAACTGAGAACTAGGCTGCGGACGCTGGAGAGCCAG GCCATGAGTGCTCTAGATGAGAAGTCCAAGGCTGAACGTGCCCTGAAGGAACTGCAGAAGAAGCAAGGAGATCAGCAG TCTGCGCTGCGGGCTCAGCAGATCTCCAGCCTGGAGGAGACGGTTGCGACCATGCAGGCAGACTTTGAGAAGTCCCTGAGCGCCAACGCCGCCTCCCAGAAGGAGCTGCAGGAGGGCCTGGTGTCGGCCAAGCACGAACAGCTGCGTGTTCAGGAGCAGCTCTCCCTCGCCGAGAAG GAGCTGGAAAAAAAGTTTCAGCAGACTGCTGCATATCGTAACATGAAGGAGATCCTTGGGAAGAAGAATGACCAGATTAAGGAACTTAGGAAAAGACTACAGAG ATATGAGACTGATGAGTGA